The DNA segment AACGTACCTATTAAAGTTGAACACTTTATTTTCCGTATGCAGATTTAAAATCATAGCTCCGATGACTTGATAAAGGATTTGTTGATCGTCAACATACAGATAGATGTCCCGATTAGCTTTCATGTAGGTTTTGTCTTTGTAGTTTGCCAAGTCGGAAAACATGGTGCCGTTTAACATGTTGTGGCCATATATGATGAGATTGTCGGAATGTTTGATGTCGTTCTCATAGTCCATAAAGATGGCGCCTTTGCTGTCGTTGTCTTTATTGATATTTTTTTTGAGATAATAGTCATTGTCTTTTCCTTGAAGGACCGGATATTGGATCCGGGTGTTGGGGATGTCAATTATACCGACGACATCGGAATTGATGGTTTGCAGCCGTGCGATCTCCTCTTGCTTGTACATGTTTTTCGAGGATTCCAACGAGGCGACGTCCAAGTTGTGTTGAGTCGTCTCGGTAATGTGAGTGAGCACGTTGTGGTTGATGTCGTGTCGCCGTGTCCATTCAATATAGGCTGCCATGGCAAGTAGTGCCGCTGCTAAAAGTATGCTGATGTTGCGATGAGTGGATGGTTTCATAGACTCTTCCTACTTAGATTTTCAGCTGCCCCTAAGACGGGGCAGCTGATGACACGTTATGCATGCTTGGATCTTTTTAAGAGAAGGAACAGTACAGCTAAACCTAATAACGGTGTAATGCGTTGTGTGTCCTCGACGCCTGTCTTTGGAATAGCTTTTTCTAAGTGATAGATGACTGCCGGGGTGAGGGTGTTGGTGATATTATAGCCTTCAACGTATGCGGTATAACCGTCCACAGGGTCTTCAGTGACGGTATAGGTGATGGCTTGACCGTTATTGAATGTCTCAAGACCGCTAAAGGTCCATGTCCAGTCCTCTGCATCACTCACGACTTGGTGATCGACTTCGACCCCGTCGGCTAACAGACGAACGGTGATGGTATCCGGACGTTTGCCGTCTTTATTATTCTCATCATCCCAAATCTTATGCCCGGATATTGCAAAGGTATCTCTTGCTATCGGAGGATTGTCACTTGGCACCGGTGGATTGTCGTGTGGGGTCGGCGGATTGTCACTTGGCACCGGTGGATTGTCGTGTGGGGTCGGCGGATTGTCATGTG comes from the Peptoniphilus equinus genome and includes:
- the srtB gene encoding class B sortase, whose amino-acid sequence is MKPSTHRNISILLAAALLAMAAYIEWTRRHDINHNVLTHITETTQHNLDVASLESSKNMYKQEEIARLQTINSDVVGIIDIPNTRIQYPVLQGKDNDYYLKKNINKDNDSKGAIFMDYENDIKHSDNLIIYGHNMLNGTMFSDLANYKDKTYMKANRDIYLYVDDQQILYQVIGAMILNLHTENKVFNFNRYVTFDDTYGAKDYFRDIKKEAMHLIVDDVDNDAQFLTLSTCSYETENARFVVFAVKV